AAAAACGGAAAATGTTGCATAAAGGTATTTGTATTCATAAACCTCAGCCAGAACCTGCTGGGTCCAGTAAATATTGACGGTACTATCTGAAAACAGAACCACGTAGGTACCAAGTATGGACCAGCCAAAAAGATCGTTGAAGTGGGTGAACAGATGATGCAGTTCCATATGGCTCTGCTTAAGTGCTAACAGAAACTCCAGGGAACAAAGCCGATTGGCATTACCGTCAAAAGTTTAGTTGGCGCCGATAGTATGACACTCTAGTACTTTTTGAAGTCGTGTGCCCAACAGACTCACGTGGTGACACAGCAATTTTACGTACAAAAGAACCAATACGAATTGCATCCTTATAATAAGGATTGACAGGAGGGAGGACCAAAAGTAGAGAAGGCTACCGCTTAGAGCAACATAGATGGAGGGCAACACCGTCACCAATAATCCAATACCGAGTACTAGAATTTTAGCATACGACTGCCACTTTAACCGCCCTACATGTATCTTAAGTTCGCACTGCAATCGAAGTCCCAAGTAGTTTATCTCCCTGCAGAACCTAAAGTAGTCATCATAGTGAACCATCACCTGCAGTATAATTTCAGTAACACACACAATCTTATCTACGAAAACAATCACGTTGACCATAAGAGAGAGAAATAGTTCCGCATTCTGaggaaaataaatgaaaatccCAAAATCAActgcatttaaaattattagGAACGCTGAGTACACTTTCTGTACGAGCTTAGAATGGGCACAACTCTCTGACCAAGGCACAAGCCCCAGAAGGGCAAAGTATTTGAGGTACGGATGAAAGGAATAGAGCATGCCGTACGGTTGAAAATATACTGAATCTAACTAAATGATATTTCCTGAATAACTTCTACCACTTAGCGTTATGAGCTATTATTTAGCTAATTGATCGGATAACTTGACTTCTCAGTCAATATTGTTCCGTTATTGCTAACCAACTAGAAATCCACCTTTTTGAATTACCTGCTACTTAAGGAAATATTCCACATATACAAATGTATATATGCCAATGCAAACAATACTTTCAGGAGAAATAGTCATTTAATAAATGTGTTGAATTTTTTTAATggaatttatataattttgttGTAGACTTGAACAATATTAATtccaataaaaaatattgtccaGCCTTCTGGTCGTAAACGGGAGTAAGCACTCCGAGGGCCGCGCTGTCAGATACCCATTACGGAGCTAATAGAAGTGCGAAGGAACGCTATAGACCTATGTAAGGTAAGCATGCATTGATGCGATGGATCTTTCCAAAAAACttgtaacaaaaaaaaaactattatcGTCCAGTTTTCAaaaaacgttttattatttaaatattgatgaccccaaacaaaaaaacaacagagaatgctatagtcgactatcagataatcagctagtgtgaaagcgaacgcgaaattttaTCATAATAAacgggaataaaatgagaaaaaatcttaaaattgttcaaaagtgtggacgTGACCGGTATGTCGGCTTTAGGGCTTTTGAGTGGGCGCGGCAAAAgggttttttggcaaatcgatagaaatttaagcGACTAATAATATTACGAAAAAAGatcaattaattttacaaataagTGGTCTTTGCAGTTTCGGGGACTTAGGGCGGTAGAATGGGCGTGACAAAACGTTTTTCGggaaatttatataaatttacaagactaagaaaattttaaaaaaatttgaaaagtttttcaaaaatgtggacgttgcagttttgggcggttttagggcgtgagattgggcgtggcaaaatttttttcttttgcaaatcaataaaaatttacaagactacaACAAACTTGTTCTGCGTCCTTGtgtctagaatctgtatgctgaatctccaccttctagcttttactGATATAGAtactgagatctcgacgttcacacggacagacggacatggctagatcgattcggttattgatcctgatcaagaatatatatatagtcggaaacgcttccttctgcctgttacatacttttcaacaaatctagtataccctattactctacgagtaacgggtaatCACCTACGAAAACTTTAAGCATGTGGGCACCAGGGAGACTTTAGCGTTGTTGGAGATTTTGTACGGTTTACGGTAGGATTCACCAGAATTTCTTTGATTAACCTCTACTTTTAACTTTTTATTGTTCTAAAGGTTTTAAAGTTCATTTGGACGCAAAAACGGAAATGTTTTACGGATGAGTTAAAACGGTCCCTTGTActtgttacatacttttcaacgaatccaCTATACACCATGCTCATCGAGCAACAGGTATAAAAATTAGTACGCTAATCATATTCGCTTTCCGAAGTTATTGCTTCGGATTTTCTACGTTTCCGCTGATAATAAATCGTTTCTATAATTTAATTGTGAGCTAAAGAGAGCTGACAACAGAGTCAATAGGCTGCATACATATTTCTATACCCTTGTAGAGagtatatattcttgatttGAATAAACAACTGAGTCGATATAACTGCCCGTCCGTTGTTATTGCAAGAGTATAACGGCTTCGGCTTGTCGAATCAAGCTTCCGTTctagtttattttttttttttaatagttgATAACGATAATGAAGTGCTCAAGTGCTGTCAAGGTATAAATACGGCCCGAATTGTAAATACGAAGTCAGTTTATAGTTTGCGGGCTCTGAGAAAATACCAAAGTGAAATCGGAGTGTAGAGTACTATATTAAAAGCTACCTGATTAATATTGTTTTCTTTAAAGTGCTGAAAAGTAGTCACCAGTAATGGCTGTTAGTATACATCTGATTTAAATAAGTCGCCTTAAGAATAAACTTTCGGACCACGAAATTTGATACATATTtgctatgtacatatatgtagagGCATCGCGTTATTGCCTACAGTACAATTAGtctcggggaactcgactatagaaTTCTCTCTTGTTGTTGTATGAAAATCACTGAAAATGATTTTGTCGGAATTTGTTATGTGGCGACTATTTGGCGTGTAAAATTTGGACGGTTTGTGGGCGCAAATCATTAGAATTTACAAGACGTGTAagaatatgaaaaaatatgaaaacatttttcaaaagtgtgggcgtgacagcTTTGctcggtttgtgggcgtgccTACATACACTCGTCTGTGTCCTTACAATGCTTAATCTCACAGCCTAACCTTACAGGATCGACTCgactattgatcctgatcaagaatatatctACCTTATATGTATGGTCGGAAACGTTCTGTAATTTGACATTCCACGAAAATCTATCaatgttattgttttttgttcaCTGATAATCCCTCTTTCTTTGAGGATAAAAAAGAGGTCCTGAGAAGAAACTTTATCTTTTTAGATCTGCTTTGTTTTACCTTCGGCgaaaatttattatatattattttgaaTCATTAGATTAGATTCGCGCCCCCtgttaaattaaaaagtttacttttacctaacaaaaaaaaaattagaagAGGAACGCTGTTATCCTCGCAGAAATCCAAAATCATATCCTTCTCTTCATGAAATTACAGAAAAACCCGGCAGACATCGCAAAActataataaattttattaaaaacaagGAAACTTATGGAAAAAACTATAAAGGTGGCAATAACCTTGTCTTTAACGCGGCAGATCGAAAGTCACTACGTCGAATACCCTCCCTCCGCCAAAATTCGTGAAAAAAGTGGTGAAAACCCGATAAAATCGTTGATTTAGAAAGCTAAACAttcaaaactgaaaaaaaaacacttctTAATAAGTTGCGAAAAAGTTCACCTGAGTTTTGCCGAGCTCATAGAATCTGGTCTGAGAGGCATTATGTCGTAGAAGAGAAGAAATTTAATCTGTAGGGACCAGACGGCTATACCATCATTACTATTATGATTTGCGTAAAGAGGAGCACATTTTGGACCGCTTACACAGCACTGTGGTCCagaattcgatttttttggcataaagtctaTAATAAATGTAATCTGAAACATAACTTATTTGCCGATTGTTACGCCTCCAAATGTCCAGGAGGTCGCTGTGAATTTGCAGTTGTAACACCAAAAAATATCGCGAAAAATTATAATTGTGTATTAATAactgcatttccatttccatacAAACACGTTTCTGGAAATCTAGAATGACATTTTCAGCACGTCAATTCCCCAATCCACACTGCATGTGCGGTTAAAACATGTATTTAAAGCGAAAATGTAAATGTTCTGGAATGATCACCATACTCCCCAGAacttaatataatatatggTTTGGGATGGTTGGCTAGGAAGGTATATGAGGGTGGTTAACAATATGCCACTAAAGATTATCTACGATTACGTTGGATtacctaaaaaaaatatatgattcACTTCACCAACAAATGTGTGAAGTCCTTGAAAACAAAGGAGGATCAACTCATTATTAATTTCCTTTAAAAATATTcctctttaaatatttttcgaaatgaatcgaaaaaacttaaattttcgTAGTGGCGCTATCCTGATgacaaaattttgatttaccCATTTATGgatgttttttatttaaataaaaatctataaaCAACAAACTGCATCCCATATACACATTTCATTTATAGAATTAAGCTCTCGCTTAAACAGTTTTGTAAATATCTCACATCAAAGGTTTTTGGTTTAGCGCCCCTAACCTGATGATGCGCAGTGTATACGTGTAGTAGCCGCCTCGCAAATTCTTATGTGCATTTCTTCCCTACGTGGACTGCCGTCCGCTGATATAAAGTTTCGGAGATCAGCGTCCATACAGAAGGACATTGTGTGAACTTGACTTGGCTAAAGACGCGTCATCTAccgaaaaatattttggccatttggcataaatggaaaaaaaacgTGACACCCCCAacttaaaagaaattattgatttattattACTGTAAACAATC
This genomic stretch from Drosophila mauritiana strain mau12 chromosome 2L, ASM438214v1, whole genome shotgun sequence harbors:
- the LOC117137662 gene encoding LOW QUALITY PROTEIN: putative gustatory receptor 39b (The sequence of the model RefSeq protein was modified relative to this genomic sequence to represent the inferred CDS: substituted 1 base at 1 genomic stop codon), translating into MLYSFHPYLKYFALLGLVPWSESCAHSKLVQKVYSAFLIILNAVDFGIFIYFPQNAELFLSLMVNVIVFVDKIVCVTEIILQVMVHYDDYFRFCREINYLGLRLQCELKIHVGRLKWQSYAKILVLGIGLLVTVLPSIYVALSGSLLYFWSSLLSILIIRMQFVLVLLYVKLLCHHVSLLGTRLQKVLECHTIGANXTFDGNANRLCSLEFLLALKQSHMELHHLFTHFNDLFGWSILGTYVVLFSDSTVNIYWTQQVLAEVYEYKYLYATFSVFVPSFFDILVFCRCGEFCQRQWCNLSSSDLYLVPAIILIETNEYAGGHGYTNIMLIKNILKYIQNVLAINAEGFMSTDNSLLMSILAAKVTYLIVLMQFSSV